A genomic region of Larus michahellis chromosome 21, bLarMic1.1, whole genome shotgun sequence contains the following coding sequences:
- the SLC26A9 gene encoding solute carrier family 26 member 9 yields the protein MNHARPRYVIVRPAYSVSLFDEEFEKKRRSYPIGEKLKNLFRCSASRFKLTLFSLFPILVWLPKYKIKDYILPDVLGGLSAGTIQVPQGMAFALLANLPPVNGLYSSFFPLVTYLFLGGIHQMVPGTFAVISIIVGNVCNELAPESDFQYFNHTTNETSVNTTALEAARLEISATLACLTAIIQLCLGFVQFGFVAIYLSESFIRGFMTAAGLQILISVLKYVFGLTVPSYTGPLAIVYTFIDICKGLPQTNVASLVYALVSAVLLIIVKELNLKYMKKIRMPIPMEIIIVIVATAISGSFNMPEKYSMPIVGKISLGFPAPTLPLVNKWKDMIGTAFSLAIVGYVINLAMGRTLAAKHGYDVDPNQEMLALGCSNFFGSFFKIHVICCALSVTLAVDGAGGKSQVAAFFVALVVMVTMLALGVYLEPLPKSVLGALIAVNLKNSLKQLADPFYLWKKSKLDCLVWLVSFLSAFFLSLPYGVAVGVGFSALVVVFHTQFRNGSALGQVTSTDIYKNPKAYNKVHELNGIKIVTYCSPLYFANSEIFREKIIAKTGVDPGKVYLARKKYVKRQEKGTAQPPTKLPKFLLRQNKTLSLQELQKDFESTSPTDTNNNQTTANGASVSYVTFHPPANGAGQAHTSSELGSTTTLQGSTFSVLPTADVDPMMTAPPYISFHTIILDMSGVCFVDLMGTKALGKLCSSYQKIGIKVFLANVHAQVYDDISTGGVFEEGGLDRNHIFLTIHDAVLFALANNKEVVHPPILEERPNQTELSIYESVDEISAEYKNLEEEMFGSMFRSETQTAL from the exons ATGAACCACGCCAGGCCTCGCTATGTCATCGTACGTCCTGCATATTCCGTCAGCCTCTTCGATGAAGAGtttgagaagaaaaggagaagctacCCCATTGgagaaaaattgaaaaatcttttCAG ATGTTCAGCTTCCAGATTCAAACTCACCCTCTTTAGCCTGTTCCCAATACTTGTGTGGCTTCCCAAGTATAAAATTAAGGACTACATTTTGCCTGATGTTCTCGGCGGGCTCAGTGCGGGGACGATTCAAGTGCCTCAAG GGATGGCCTTCGCGCTGCTGGCCAATCTGCCTCCCGTCAATGGGCTCtactcctccttcttccccttggTAACATACCTCTTCCTCGGCGGTATCCATCAGATGGTCCCAG GTACTTTTGCAGTCATCAGCATTATTGTTGGCAACGTCTGCAATGAGCTGGCTCCAGAGTCAGACTTCCAGTACTTCAACCATACTACCAATGAGACCAGCGTGAATACCACGGCCCTGGAAGCGGCCAGGCTGGAGATCTCTGCCACGTTAGCCTGTCTGACAGCCATCATACAA CTCTGCCTGGGATTCGTGCAGTTTGGCTTTGTTGCTATCTACCTCTCAGAGTCTTTCATCAGGGGCTTCATgacagcagcagggctgcagatCCTCATCTCCGTGCTCAAGTACGTCTTCGGCCTGACAGTTCCATCTTACACCGGGCCCTTAGCTATCGTCTAT ACATTCATTGATATTTGTAAAGGGCTGCCCCAAACCAACGTGGCCTCCTTGGTCTATGCCTTGGTCAGTGCTGTGCTCCTGATCATCGTCAAGGAGCTCAACCTAAAGTACATGAAAAAGATCCGGATGCCCATCCCTATGGAGATCATCATC GTAATAGTCGCAACTGCAATCTCTGGCAGCTTTAACATGCCCGAGAAGTACAGCATGCCAATAGTTGGGAAGATCAGCTTGGG GTTCCCAGCGCCAACCCTGCCCCTGGTGAACAAGTGGAAAGACATGATCGGCACAGCTTTCTCGCTCGCCATCGTGGGCTACGTGATCAACTTAGCCATGGGGAGAACGCTGGCAGCCAAGCATGGCTATGACGTGGACCCCAACCAG GAAATGCTGGCCCTGGGCTGCAGCAACTTCTTTGGATCCTTCTTCAAAATCCACGTGATCTGCTGTGCTCTCTCCGTCACTCTGGCCGTcgatggggcaggagggaaatCACAA gtgGCAGCTTTCTTTGTGGCCCTGGTGGTTATGGTGACCATGCTGGCTCTGGGGGTCTACCTCGAACCTCTTCCAAAG tcTGTCCTGGGAGCCCTCATCGCGGTGAACCTGAAAAACTCCCTCAAGCAGCTGGCTGATCCCTTCTACCTGTGGAAGAAGAGCAAGCTGGACTGC TTGGTCTGGCTGGTGAGCTTCCTATCCGCTTTTTTCCTGAGCCTTCCCTACGGAGTCGCTGTGGGTGTGGGATTTTCTGCGCTGGTTGTGGTTTTCCATACCCAGTT CCGTAACGGCTCTGCCCTGGGCCAAGTAACTTCCACTGACATCTACAAGAACCCTAAAGCCTACAACAAG GTACATGAACTTAACGGGATTAAAATTGTGACCTACTGCTCACCACTGTATTTTGCCAACTCAGAGATATTCCGCGAGAAGATTATAGCCAAG ACTGGGGTGGATCCTGGTAAAGTGTACTTAGCCAGGAAGAAATATGTGAAACGGCAGGAGAAGGGGACAGCACAACCACCAACAAAGCTACCAAAATTCTTATTGAGGCAGAACAAG ACCTTGTCTTTGCAAGAGCTCCAGAAAGACTTTGAAAGCACCTCTCCAACTGATACCAATAACAACCAGACGACTGCTAACGGTGCCAGCGTCTCCTACGTCACGTTCCATCCACCTGCCAATGGTGCTGGGCAAGCGCACACCTCCAGCGAGCTGGGCAGCACCACTACTCTGCAAGGAAGCACTTTCAGTGTCCTGCCTACAGCAGACGTTGACCCTATGATGACAGCACCGCCCTATATCAGCTTTCACACCATCATCCTGGACATGAGTGGAGTCTGTTTTGTTGACCTCATGGGCACAAAAGCACTGGGCAAG TTGTGTTCCAGTTATCAGAAGATTGGGATTAAAGTGTTCTTGGCAAACGTGCATG cccaGGTGTACGATGACATTAGCACAGGTGGAGTCTTTGAGGAAGGAGGCCTGGACCGAAATCACATCTTCTTGACGATCCACGATGCTGTTTTGTTTGCACTGGCAAACAACAAAGAAGTTGTCCACCCACCCATCCTAGAAGAG AGGCCAAATCAGACAGAGCTCTCCATTTACGAGTCTGTGGACGAAATCAGTGCAGAGTACAAGAACTTGGAGGAG GAGATGTTTGGAAGCATGTTCCGCTCAGAGACACAGACAGCTCTGTGA
- the RAB7B gene encoding ras-related protein Rab-7b isoform X2 — MPRQGLSMDASKKVDLKIIIIGALGVGKTSLLHQYVHKRFYEDYRTTLGASILTKVLAVDNTPLKLQIWDTGGQERFRSMVSTFYKGSDGCMLAFDVTDRESFESLDNWRDDFLEKVIPREQDFPMVVLGNKIDICDRQVPKEIASAWCKEKDIPYFEVSAKNNINVAEAFETLAKQALATYKGIFESYLTDSIKLTPNDKPKKSCC, encoded by the exons GGCTTGTCCATGGATGCCAGCAAGAAGGTGGATCTGAAGATAATTATCATAGGAGCTCTGGG CGTGGGCAAAACCTCCCTCCTGCACCAGTACGTGCACAAGAGGTTTTACGAAGACTACCGCACCACGCTGGGCGCCAGCATCCTGACCAAAGTCCTCGCGGTGGACAACACCCCCCTGAAACTGCAG ATctgggacacggggggacaggagAGATTCCGGTCCATGGTGTCGACCTTTTACAAAGGCTCGGACGGCTGCATGCTGGCCTTTGACGTGACGGACAGGGAGTCCTTTGAGTCCCTGGACAACTGGAGAGATGACTTCCTGGAGAAGGTCATTCCGAGGGAGCAAGATTTCCCCATGGTTGTGCTGGGGAACAAAATAGACATCTGCGACCGGCAG GTACCCAAGGAGATCGCCTCAGCCTGGTGCAAGGAGAAAGACATCCCATATTTTGAAGTCAGCGCCAAGAACAACATCAACGTTGCAGAGGCTTTCGAGACCCTCGCAAAGCAGGCGTTAGCAACG tataaagGGATTTTTGAGAGTTATTTAACCGACTCCATCAAACTCACTCCCAACGACAAGCCcaagaagagctgctgctga